From a region of the Chitinophagales bacterium genome:
- a CDS encoding GIY-YIG nuclease family protein, whose product MEEYVVYVLYSMSHSKRYIGYTSNLIERFKSHNTLS is encoded by the coding sequence ATGGAAGAATATGTTGTTTATGTTTTGTATTCTATGTCTCATTCCAAACGATATATTGGATATACGAGCAATTTGATAGAACGATTTAAGTCTCATAACACCTTATCTAA